AAGTACGATATTGATGTGATGTCGTCCTGGATGGTCGGAGACCGACCGCGGGATATGCAGGCCGGAAAGAGGGTAGGAGTACGTACAATACATCTCACCTCCACACCTGAAAAATCGGTAGGAGATGCTTTTGCCTCTAATTTCTTAGAGGCTACTCAATTGGTTGTGAAATCTTAATCAGGCTTTTTTGAGCGGTTTTTCCGAGCTGTTGTAGGCGGGGCAATATCCTTTACGATTGCAGCTTGTTACTGCCAGGACTATCATCAGCAAAGCAAGAGAAAGTAACTTTTTCATATTTTGGTTTGATTATGTATGCAGGCAGTCCGGATTGAACTGCCTGCGTGTCTTTCAATTATTTACCACGAAAATCGTGCCGTTTTTATTGTTAGCTGTGCGCTAATTCAGTTTGGGCTTCCAGATCAAGCGCTGTCGCTTTTTGCTCTTCCAGTTGACTCTCTTTCGAATGATTGCCGGTATACCCCAAAATAGTGAGCATAGTATCACTTTCCTGTTGCGCGGCAAAAAGTTTCGTTACAATATTTCCTTCTTCATCGCGGTCTACCAGTACATGTTGTGCGGCGGGGATGAGGCAGTGCTGAATCCCACCATAGCCACCCAATGATTCCTGATAAGCGCCGGTATGGAAGAAACCCACGTATTGGTATTCATTATCAAGATCAAACACAGGAAGGTATAAATCGGCGCTGTGTGCTTCTGTATTATAGAAATCCTGCGAGTCACAGGTTAATCCGCCAATGTTTACTTTTTGGTAAGGATTGTCCCAATTGTTGACCGCCAGCATGATGTATTTTTGATTCATCCCCCACGAATCGGGTAAATGCGTGATAAACGAGCCATCGATCATGTACCACATTTCCTTATCGTTTTGGAGTTTTTGGTCAATGACCTGATAGATAACGGCTCCGCTTTCACCCACAGTATAACTTCCAAATTCCGTGAAAAGATGCGGAACGGGAACATTGTTCTTATTACAGATCCATTGAATATTTTCGACGATTTCATCGATCATCTGTTGATAATCGTAATTGAATTGTAATGAGGTCTGAATGGGAAGTCCACCGCCAATATCAATTGAATCGAGGTCAGGGCAGATCTTTTTCAATTCGCAGTACTTAAACATAAAGCGTGTCAACTCACTCCAATAGTAGGCCGTATCTTTCATGCCTGTATTGATAAAAAAGTGAAGCATCTTCAGCTTAAACTGCGGATTGGGCTCTATCTTATCTTTGTAAAGTGAATTAATGTCACTGTATCTTACCCCCAACCGTGAGGTATAAAAGGCGAAGTTCGGCTCTTCGTCGGTGGCGATACGAATCCCGAAATTGACCGATTCGGCTGTGACATTCTGTTCGTAATACTCGATTTCGCGCAGATTATCCAGTACGGGCATTACGTTATAGCCTTCATTGATAAGCTCCGTAATTGCTTTTTGATAGCGCGGTAGCTTATATCCATTGCAGATAATGTAGGTGCTCTTGGTGACTTTTCCTGCCTTGTAGAGATTGCGAATGATGGGAATATCAAACGCCGACGAGGTTTCGATGTGGATGTTATGCTTTAGGGCTTCTTCTAAGACAAAACTAAAATGAGAAGATTTGGTGCAATAACAATACGTGTAAGAACCCTTGTAATTGAAACGCTTAAAGGCATTTTTGAAAAACTGCTTAGCATTGCCAATGTGCTCACCAATTTTAGGTAAATAAGTGATTTTAAGGGGTGTACCATACTGGCGGATAATGTCCATAAGGGGTACATTATTAAACGACAGCTCGTCGTTTTGGACGTTAAACTCCAGCGTGGGGAATTCAAACGTCTGCTCAATTAGATTTGTGTAAGTACTTTTCATTTTGCCTTAGAAGCATAAAAAGTGTGTTTGGTGAAACAAAAAAGCCTGCGAAATTCTACGAAAATAACGGTTTTTGCAAGAAAAAAGTGCAAAAACCCTTGTACATTCTTATAACCCTTTCGATTTTTGTCGGACCATGTTTGCTTCCCGATCTTTAATTTAAAGAAAGCATGGCGAAGAGTTCTTGGCTAAGTCTGTTGTTCAGAACATTAATACAATGTTGGTCTTGGGTCTCAGACAGGATGTATGGTCATGCAATTCTTCTTCATTTGTTTTGATCTGGACTTGCCCACTAACAACTCGCCATTGACTTTTATTGAGCGCCAGTATGTTTCGTGCCATAGGTTTGGCATTTTTGTACAGTATAAATTAGGGTTTCGAAAGTTTGTATAAGTTTAGTGCTAAATAAACTTATACCGATACTATGTCTAAATACGTAGCTGCCATTGATCAGGGTACTACCAGTACTCGTTGTATTATCTTTGACCGTCAGGGAAACATCATTTCTGTCGGGCAAAAAGAACACCAACAGATCTATCCCCAGCCGGGGTGGGTTGAACATAATCCTGATGAGATTTGGAAAAATACGCTTGAAGTGATTGCCGGGGCGCGAATCAATGGGTCGATTGCCGCTAGTGATATTGCGGCGGTTGGAATCACGAACCAACGCGAAACGACCGCTGTCTGGAATCGTCGCACCGGAAAACCTTACTATAATGCGCTTGTCTGGCAAGATACCCGGACCGGTGATCTGGTCAACCAATTTGCCCGAGAAGGCGGTCAGGACCGTTTCCGTGCCCAAACCGGATTGCCCTTGGCTACGTACTTCAGTGGGTTAAAACTCAAGTGGCTCTTGGATAATGTACCGGGCCTGCGGGAAGATGCCGAGAAAGGCGAAGCACTTTTTGGTACCATGGATACCTTTCTGATCTGGCATCTGACCGGTGGAATTCATGGCGGAACGCACGTTACGGATGTAACCAACGCCAGCCGCACGCAACTGATGAATCTTCAGACGTTGGCCTGGGACCCCGAGATGTTGGCGGCGTTTGAAATTCCGCGACTGATGCTGCCCCTCATCAAAAGCAGCAGCGAAGTGTACGGAAGCGTTGTGCTGGATGTATTGCCCAATGTACCGATCGCCGGCGATTTGGGTGATCAACACGCTGCCTTGGTGGGACAAACGTGCTTTGAGCCCGGTCAGGCAAAAAATACCTATGGGACGGGCTGCTTTATGCTTCTTAATACGGGTACAGAAATGAAGGTCTCCACGCAGGGACTGCTTACTACGGTTGCGTACAAATTTGGCAATGATCCGGTCAACTATGCCCTCGAAGGAAGTGTTGCCATTTCGGGTGCGTTGGTCCAATGGTTGCGCGACAACCTGGGTATGATCGAGAAAAGCAGCGACGTGGAAACGTTGGCTAAATCAGTCGAGGATAACGGCGGTGCCTATTTTGTTCCTGCTTTTTCGGGTTTATATGCGCCTTATTGGAAGGCCGACGCCCGGGGAGTGATTGCCGGCCTGACGCGCTATGTGACCAAAGCGCACATTGCCCGGGCAGTGCTGGAAGCCACGGCCTATCAAACACTGGATGTAATGAAAGCGATGGAAAAAGATGCTGATATCCAACTGAAATCTCTCCGCGTAGACGGCGGTATGGTGGCCAATGAAACGCTCATGCAGTTTCAGGCAGATATGCTCGATGTGCCGGTGGTGTGCCCTGCGGTAACCGAAACAACGGCACTGGGCGCGGCCTATGCGGCCGGATTGGCGGTAGGCTATTGGAAGAATTTTGATGATTTGCGTTTGAATTGGGGCATCGCTCACACTTGGGACCCAAAAATGGGAAGCACGCAACGAAATAAGTTGCACAAAGGCTGGCTAAAAGCGGTAGAACGCTCTTTCGGCTGGGAAGACTGAGAAAAGTGTAAAGAGAGAAAGTGTAAAGTAAAACAGATTACGTTACACTCTACACTTTCACCTCTGTACCTTCTTTCCTCGTTTTCCTTTCAAACAACTTTGTAAAATCGGGGCTTTCGGTGCCGATCCACTTGTCCCAAAAGGTAAAATAAAGGCCGTAGTTGTATTTGAATTGAGAATGGTGCAAACTGTGGTGAGTAGCACCGATCCACCATCGGCCAAACCAATGACGGTGAAAATCACGTGGGTATAGCTCGGTATTGAGGTGATTGATGACGCTGGTCGCGGTCATGATCAATAAAACAATGCCGATAGCCGAGTAATGAAGCGGAATGACAAACAGCAGGGCCGGTAGTACAATGGCCTGTAAAACACTCTCGACTGGATGAAATGAAAAGGAGGTCCAGGCTGAGGTGGTAATGCTGTCGTGGTGGGCCTTGTGGACCCATTTGTATACGCGGGGATGGTGCATCCAGCGATGCAGCCAATAATAATAGGTTTCATGGCAAAAGAGAATAAGCAGGATGCTTACTGCGAACCAAATGGAGGAATGCGCGTGGAAATCAGTATATATCTGTGTATATCCCTTTTGCCATGCCATTGCCATAAACGTTCCGACCAACGCAAAAATAAGGGCGGTGATGAACGAAAACCCAATTTCCCGTCGGTTTTGACCTTCCCGCCGGGGTCGTTGATTTACTTCCCTTGATTGAAAATGGGCTCGGTATTTTACTTTAAAGAGATAATGAAATAAGGCGGCAATGAGGACATATCGCCCAAAAATTCCCAAAAATAAGTAGAAGGCCGTTTGGGCAAAGGTACCCGGTTGGGTAAAATCAATGGATTCCATGCGTTTTTAACTGCTTTTTGCCTGATTATGTTTTATATATACCAATTTACTCCCCCCGTACCGCTGCCCGTCGAATCCGGTCATTGATGGCACGCCCGAGGTCTTTTTCCGGAAGCAACTCGGCATGAATTACGTCGATCGGCAGGGTGTCCAGTTGACGCATGTACGCAAAAAGGCGTTTGGCTGCTTCCGCATAGTTGGCAGCAGGAGATAGGATACGCTGATGATCAACGGGTAGTTCCGGCAAAACGTTTTCAAAAGTCAGACTTCCGATCTTATCGGATGGATAGCACTTCAGCGTTTCAGAAAGTTGATTGATAAACAACGGTTTTCGCGGAGCGTAATGACTTTTCAGCATGCCCGGGGCTTTGGGATTGGATGTGGAATGGACCACCTGCGCCACAGGACCGATGATGCCTTCGATGGCTTCTATAGAGGTGCCTCCCAGCCGATAGACAATGGTTTCTTCCCCTTCAAAGCCTACGATGGTCGATTCGATCCCTACCTGACTTTCCCCGCCGTTCAGAATATACGGGATTTTGCTGCCCAGTTGTTGGTCAACGTGTAAAGCCGACGTAGGACTTATATACCCAAAGGGATTGGCACTTGGTGCCGCTAATGGAAAATCGAGGGAAGAAAGCAGGGCCAATGTCAGCGGGTGGCTGGGGATCCGCACTGCCACCGTGTCAAGTCCGGAGGTAACCAGATCAGAGACTGCGTCTGATTTTGGTAGCAAAAGCGTAAGCGGGCCCGGCCAGAAAGCATCGGCCAATTGCCGGGCTTTTTTGGGAAAAGAACGTACAAAAGCAGAAACGGCGGAAATGGAATGAGTATGAACAATAAGGGGGTCAAATTGCGGGCGGTTTTTTACGCTGAAAATTTTCAGTACCGCATCGTCATCAAAAGCATTGCCTGCCAATCCATACACCGTTTCGGTGGGAATGCCTGCTACTTCTCCTGCTTCGAGGAGTTTTTTTACCGTTAAAATGTCGGTTCCAATAATTGCCATGACGCAAAATTAGTCCATTGACGAGAGTTCACCCTCGATAGACAACGGTTTTTTTGTTAATTTAGCCATTATTTCCCCTTTTTTATGAATTTTAACTACGAACTCACCGCGGTTGAATACATTTTTATGGGTACTTTTTTGGTACTCTATGTACTCTACGTTGGCCGTACATTTTTGGTTGCGAGAGCATTAGGGGCTACCGCCCGCGCGGTTGTCATTAAATTTTTTCTGCGAGCCACCTACTTTGCGTTGCTGATCGTGGCGTTGTTGGGGCCCTTTTTTGGTGAGCCCGAACGTGATATTGTTGCCGAAGGAAAAGATATAATGGTACTGGTCGATGTT
Above is a window of Runella slithyformis DSM 19594 DNA encoding:
- a CDS encoding decarboxylase, giving the protein MKSTYTNLIEQTFEFPTLEFNVQNDELSFNNVPLMDIIRQYGTPLKITYLPKIGEHIGNAKQFFKNAFKRFNYKGSYTYCYCTKSSHFSFVLEEALKHNIHIETSSAFDIPIIRNLYKAGKVTKSTYIICNGYKLPRYQKAITELINEGYNVMPVLDNLREIEYYEQNVTAESVNFGIRIATDEEPNFAFYTSRLGVRYSDINSLYKDKIEPNPQFKLKMLHFFINTGMKDTAYYWSELTRFMFKYCELKKICPDLDSIDIGGGLPIQTSLQFNYDYQQMIDEIVENIQWICNKNNVPVPHLFTEFGSYTVGESGAVIYQVIDQKLQNDKEMWYMIDGSFITHLPDSWGMNQKYIMLAVNNWDNPYQKVNIGGLTCDSQDFYNTEAHSADLYLPVFDLDNEYQYVGFFHTGAYQESLGGYGGIQHCLIPAAQHVLVDRDEEGNIVTKLFAAQQESDTMLTILGYTGNHSKESQLEEQKATALDLEAQTELAHS
- a CDS encoding L-threonylcarbamoyladenylate synthase; translation: MAIIGTDILTVKKLLEAGEVAGIPTETVYGLAGNAFDDDAVLKIFSVKNRPQFDPLIVHTHSISAVSAFVRSFPKKARQLADAFWPGPLTLLLPKSDAVSDLVTSGLDTVAVRIPSHPLTLALLSSLDFPLAAPSANPFGYISPTSALHVDQQLGSKIPYILNGGESQVGIESTIVGFEGEETIVYRLGGTSIEAIEGIIGPVAQVVHSTSNPKAPGMLKSHYAPRKPLFINQLSETLKCYPSDKIGSLTFENVLPELPVDHQRILSPAANYAEAAKRLFAYMRQLDTLPIDVIHAELLPEKDLGRAINDRIRRAAVRGE
- the glpK gene encoding glycerol kinase GlpK: MSKYVAAIDQGTTSTRCIIFDRQGNIISVGQKEHQQIYPQPGWVEHNPDEIWKNTLEVIAGARINGSIAASDIAAVGITNQRETTAVWNRRTGKPYYNALVWQDTRTGDLVNQFAREGGQDRFRAQTGLPLATYFSGLKLKWLLDNVPGLREDAEKGEALFGTMDTFLIWHLTGGIHGGTHVTDVTNASRTQLMNLQTLAWDPEMLAAFEIPRLMLPLIKSSSEVYGSVVLDVLPNVPIAGDLGDQHAALVGQTCFEPGQAKNTYGTGCFMLLNTGTEMKVSTQGLLTTVAYKFGNDPVNYALEGSVAISGALVQWLRDNLGMIEKSSDVETLAKSVEDNGGAYFVPAFSGLYAPYWKADARGVIAGLTRYVTKAHIARAVLEATAYQTLDVMKAMEKDADIQLKSLRVDGGMVANETLMQFQADMLDVPVVCPAVTETTALGAAYAAGLAVGYWKNFDDLRLNWGIAHTWDPKMGSTQRNKLHKGWLKAVERSFGWED
- a CDS encoding sterol desaturase family protein → MESIDFTQPGTFAQTAFYLFLGIFGRYVLIAALFHYLFKVKYRAHFQSREVNQRPRREGQNRREIGFSFITALIFALVGTFMAMAWQKGYTQIYTDFHAHSSIWFAVSILLILFCHETYYYWLHRWMHHPRVYKWVHKAHHDSITTSAWTSFSFHPVESVLQAIVLPALLFVIPLHYSAIGIVLLIMTATSVINHLNTELYPRDFHRHWFGRWWIGATHHSLHHSQFKYNYGLYFTFWDKWIGTESPDFTKLFERKTRKEGTEVKV